A genome region from Salvia splendens isolate huo1 chromosome 19, SspV2, whole genome shotgun sequence includes the following:
- the LOC121778398 gene encoding cation/calcium exchanger 4-like: MGFLTCLNRSKFRGSCNGLCVLILLVFFVYKNGGPFTEKPLLSYHQKTGVSDDRLQNSSIVDPITQRRNFQSSKNPTICTEIYQHSGFGTECEYLRANPDCNSGGFLNYLIFFYCDCAEVKPLGYLVLGIWLLALFYLLGNTAADYFCCCLEMLSNLLKLPPTVAGVTLLPLGNGAPDVFASIAAFAGRDSGDVGLNSVLGGAVFVTCIVVGTVSLCVADKNVQIDRRCFLRDVGFFLIAIMSLWAILFVGEVSLWGAILFALIYVFYAICVAASELLRNRERVLLSSDGGSSRPLLPLCRNAEEGIEHPLLKSDDGVPYLKKSRLPHWMWSSHVAIYSHEPGKNGDGESEKVLWGWNEEEDSRCERPWCSWSGLCKLLEMPLAIPRRLTIPIVEEGRWSKTCAVCSAFLAPILVASVWSSANTTVCLIGAVVGATLGLLALILTSTEHPPTQFLLPWVLGGFLMSIVWFYMIANELVALMVALGVIMRIKASLLGLTILAWGNSMGDLMSNMAIALNGGQGVQVAMSGCYAGPMFNILVGLGVSLLIGAWSKKPASYVVPEDSTLYYTLGFLTVGLVWALVVLPRNDMRPTRLLGIGLMVIYLGFLSLRVCIAVGDGSIT; this comes from the coding sequence ATGGGATTTCTCACTTGTCTTAATCGTTCGAAATTTCGGGGAAGTTGTAATGGGCTCTGCGTTTTGATATTACTTGTTTTCTTCGTGTATAAAAACGGGGGTCCGTTTACAGAGAAGCCGTTGCTGAGCTATCACCAGAAGACAGGCGTCAGCGATGATCGTCTTCAAAATTCATCGATTGTTGATCCGATCACGCAGAGGAGGAATTTCCAATCGAGCAAAAATCCGACAATTTGCACCGAAATTTACCAGCATAGTGGATTTGGCACAGAGTGCGAGTATTTGAGGGCTAATCCAGATTGCAATTCAGGAGGTTTTCTCAATTACTTGATTTTCTTTTACTGCGATTGTGCGGAGGTTAAGCCTTTGGGGTATTTAGTGTTAGGGATTTGGTTGCTTGCGTTGTTCTACTTGTTAGGGAATACAGCAGCTGATTACTTCTGTTGTTGTTTGGAGATGCTTTCAAATCTGTTGAAATTGCCCCCAACGGTTGCAGGGGTGACTCTGCTTCCGTTGGGGAACGGGGCGCCCGATGTGTTTGCTAGCATTGCTGCTTTTGCAGGGAGGGATTCGGGCGATGTGGGGCTGAACAGTGTGTTAGGAGGGGCTGTTTTTGTGACCTGCATTGTGGTTGGGACTGTTTCATTGTGTGTAGCTGATAAGAATGTGCAGATTGATAGGAGGTGTTTTTTGAGGGATGTGGGGTTTTTCCTCATTGCCATTATGTCACTTTGGGCAATCTTGTTTGTAGGTGAGGTGAGCCTTTGGGGGGCTATATTGTTTGCCTTGATATACGTGTTTTACGCCATCTGTGTTGCTGCGAGCGAGCTATTGAGGAACCGTGAGAGGgtgttgttgagttcggatggtgGGAGCTCAAGGCCTTTATTGCCACTTTGTAGGAATGCTGAGGAGGGTATTGAGCATCCCTTGCTAAAGTCTGATGATGGCGTTCCGTATCTTAAAAAATCGAGGCTTCCCCATTGGATGTGGTCGTCGCATGTCGCAATTTACTCCCACGAGCCTGGTAAAAATGGTGACGGTGAAAGTGAAAAGGTTTTGTGGGGTTGGAATGAGGAGGAGGATAGTAGGTGTGAGCGGCCGTGGTGCTCTTGGTCCGGTCTTTGTAAGTTGCTAGAGATGCCGTTGGCCATCCCTAGAAGGCTGACCATTCCCATTGTTGAGGAGGGAAGGTGGTCGAAAACATGTGCTGTTTGTAGCGCGTTTCTTGCGCCCATTTTAGTAGCCTCTGTCTGGAGCTCGGCTAACACGACTGTATGCCTCATTGGTGCTGTAGTTGGGGCGACGCTTGGCCTCCTCGCGCTTATATTAACAAGTACTGAACATCCGCCTACACAATTCTTGCTCCCATGGGTTCTTGGGGGATTCTTGATGAGCATTGTCTGGTTCTACATGATCGCGAATGAGCTTGTGGCCTTGATGGTGGCACTCGGTGTTATCATGAGGATCAAGGCGTCGCTTTTGGGGCTGACCATCTTGGCATGGGGCAACTCGATGGGTGACCTAATGTCGAATATGGCCATAGCCCTGAATGGGGGACAGGGCGTGCAGGTTGCTATGTCCGGGTGCTATGCTGGGCCGATGTTCAACATCCTTGTCGGGCTGGGCGTCTCGTTGCTCATCGGAGCTTGGTCCAAGAAACCAGCGTCGTACGTGGTGCCTGAGGATAGCACTCTCTACTACACGCTCGGTTTCCTAACCGTAGGGCTTGTTTGGGCGCTCGTTGTCTTGCCACGGAACGATATGCGGCCTACAAGGCTGTTGGGGATTGGCCTAATGGTGATCTACTTGGGATTTTTGAGTCTGAGAGTTTGCATTGCTGTTGGGGATGGATCAATCACTTGA